GCGGGCATTGCACAAACCTACGCCGCGCGCCGGCGTGGTTGACCTGCCCCGCGGCCCGCCGCAACGTTCGCCCATGGTTACCGCCACCTCCCGCCCGCGCACCGTGCGGCGTCCCGCGGCGCCGTCGATACGCGACCGTGACGCGCGACCCGCTGCCGGCGGGGCGGCCGTGGCGCGATCGTCCGTGCGGTCCGGCCGGGCGTGCGAATGAGTGCGCCGCGCAAGCCGCTCGTGATCGGGATTGCCGGCGGGTCGGGGTCGGGCAAGTCGACCGTGGCGCGCAGGGTGGCCGAGACGCTGCGGCGCGCGTCCGTCGCCTTCGTCGACATGGACGCGTACTACAAGAACTTCGCGCACCTGCCGCCGGCCGAGCGGCGGCGCGTCAACTGGGACCACCCTGACGCCTTCGACTTCGACCTCTTCGTCGGCCACCTGCTGCGCCTCGCGCGCGGCGAGCCGGTCGAGAAGCCGGTCTACAACTTCGTCGAACACGTGCGCGCGCCGCGCACCGTCGCGGTCGCCCCGGCCGACGTGGTCGTCGTCGACGGGATCCTGCTCTTCGTGGACGCGCGCGTGCGCGAGCTGTGCGACGTGAAGGTGTACGTGGACGCCGACG
The Gemmatimonadetes bacterium T265 genome window above contains:
- the udk gene encoding uridine kinase; its protein translation is MSAPRKPLVIGIAGGSGSGKSTVARRVAETLRRASVAFVDMDAYYKNFAHLPPAERRRVNWDHPDAFDFDLFVGHLLRLARGEPVEKPVYNFVEHVRAPRTVAVAPADVVVVDGILLFVDARVRELCDVKVYVDADADVRLIRRLRRDMGQRGRPFEEILDQYLTTVRPMHQQFVEPTKRYADVIVPRGGHNAVATEMIVAKIQRRLDGRADATPDASRDVAREVPLGVAVPADLPASA